A region of the Pseudarthrobacter sp. MM222 genome:
GGATCAGGGGCCAGCGGCTTGACGGCGCCCGCCGCGACCTTCGGGATCCGCTGCATGCCGGAAAATCCGTGGGCGCCGTAGCTGCCCGCTGGGGATTCCTGGACGCGGCGCACTTCAGCCGGACCTTCCGCGAAGCCTTCGGCCTGTCCCCCAGCACCTGGCGCCGGGGCGCCTGAGCGCCGGCCGGCGTCCGCAGCGCCCTCTTTCATCCGCAGCGCCCTCTTTTAAACAGCGACGGCAGATGGCCCGGCGCGGAAGCCCTGCTCCGCGCCGGGCCATCCCGGTCTCTTCTACCGCCCACCCGAAGGCTGCGGGCTAGACGATGTGCCCCAGATTGTTGGCCCTTTGACGGCGTTCGATCCGCGATTCCACCAGCACGCCCGCGGCGAACATCACCGGGACTGCCGAAAGCAGCGCGATGGCCGTCTCGATGCTGCCTCCGATCAGGGCGGTGAAGTTGCTGGTGACCAGAGACAGGACCCACGCCAGCAGCAGGGCGGCAAGCGCCGGCGCAAGAAGGGTCTGCCAGAGCTGGCCCGCCACGCGGTCCCTGCGGAAGAAGCCGACGACGGCCGCCGAGCAGAGGATGTACAGCACTAGCAGTGCTGCAACGGCAAGCCCGCTGAACCAGGAGAACAGAGTCAGGACGGGATCGAGCGCCAGCAGCGCGAAGGGGGCCACCAGTACGACGGCGGTGAGCGTCTGGATCCAGGCCGCAACAGCGGGCGCGCGGTGCCGGTTGGTCCGGGCCACGATGGCGGGCAGGGAGCCGCGGAGCGCCAGCGAGTGCAGGTACCGGTTGATGCCGTTATGGAATGCGATGATGCCGGCCAGCAGGGAGGTCACCAGCAGGATGCCGGTGGTGATCCCCGCCCACGGGCCGAAGAGCTCCACCATGGGTGCCAGCACGAAGGTAGTTGCGTCCCCTGACTCGAGGGCCGCGCCGGCCGCGCCCATCACCTGGGCGGGTCCGTAGTAGCTGACCAGCATCCAGGAGATGAAGGAGAAGAAGACGGCGATGACGCCCACGGACAAGTACGTTGCCCGCGCCACCGTGCGATGGGCGTCCTTGGCCTCGGCCGAATAGATTGCGGTGGATTCGAAGCCGAACATGGAGGCCACGGCGAACATGATGGCCACGCCCGGGGCGCCGCTGGCAATAGCCTCCGGCGAGAAGGAAGCTGCGATGCTGAGGCCTTCAGGCCCGCCGCCGCGAAACAGGACCGTGAAGCCGAACAGGAGCAGGACCGCTACTTCGAGGCCCACCAGGAGGGCCAGGACCCGGGCGCCGAGCTCAATGTTGAGCGAACCCAGCACCTGCACTCCGGCCATAGTGACCAGGGCCAGCAGCCACCACGGGATACTTAGGCCAATGGAGGCCAGCAGGCCGGAGAACGCGGCGCCGTACAGTCCATACATGGCAGCCTGCACCGTGCTGTAGGCGAGCAGGGCCAGCCAGGCCGCACCGGCGCCGGCTTTCCTGCCAAAGGCTGCGGTCACGTAGGCGTAGAAGGCACCATTGGCCTGGATCTTCCGGCTCATCGCGACGAAGCCGACGGCAAAAATGACAATGACGACGCCGACAATCAGATAGGCGCCCGGGGCGCCGGCGCCGTTGCCGAGCGCCGCAGCCAACGGGGAAGCGCCGGCGATTCCGGTCAGCGGCGCCTGGGCGGAAAGGACAAAGAACAGGATGCCCATGACGCCGATGCTGCCGGTGCGAAGGGCGGTGGAGTGCTCCTTGGCGGGCGGCGCTGCCTCAGTCGTCCGGAACTCAGAATTCGAAATACTCATTGGATCCTTCTAACGGTCATGAGTTTGGGGGAAGGTGCGGTCTTCAAGTCGCGCACTGTGAAATCCAGCATGTCAGGGGGCGCCCGAAGCGCTTTGTCCTGCAGCGATCAGTTGTTGTGCCTAAGCGCATGGCAGATCAATTGCCGGCTCGGGATCAGCGTCCCGGCGCCATCAGCGACCCAGTTGGGTGGCTGGGCACGCGGCGTGAAACCATACGGAACATGGCCCAGAAAATTGCGTACCAGGGTGAGCCCGGCGCCAACTCCAATATTGCGTGCATGCAGATGTTCCCCCAGCTGGAGAGCGTTCCGTGTGCCAGCTTCGAGGACGCCTTCGAACTGGTAGCCAGCGGCGAGGCCGACCTGGCCATGATTCCGATCGAGAACTCGATCGCCGGCCGGGTGGCGGACATCCACATTCTGCTCCCCCAGTCCCGCCTGCAGATCGTGGGAGAGTTCTTCCTGCCCATCCACTTCGACCTACTGGGCATCCCCGGCAGCACTATTGAGGACGCCGCTGAGGTCCACAGCCACATCCATGCCCTCGGCCAGTGCCGGCGCCTGATCCGGGAGGCGGGGCTGCGCCCCGTCATCGCGGGGGACACCGCCGGATCTGCCCGTGAGGTGAGCGAATGGAACGATCCCCGCAAGCTGTCCCTCGCTCCCCCGCTGGCCGCCCAGATCTACGGCCTGGAAGTGCTGGCGTCGAGGGTTGAGGACGACCCCTCCAACACCACCCGGTTTGTGGTTCTGGCGCGCGAAAAGGAACTGCCGGCCCGGGATGAGTTGCCCGGACCGGCAGTGACCAGCTTTGTGTTCCGCGTCCGGAACGTCCCCTCCGCGCTCTACAAGGCATTGGGCGGGTTCGCCACCAACGGTGTGAACATGACCCGTCTGGAGAGCTACATGGTAGGCAACGAGTTCGCCGCCACCATGTTCATGGCCGATGTGGAAGGGCACCCGGAAGACCTGCCGCTACGCCTCGCCCTGGAGGAGTTGGCGTTCTTCACCACCGAGGTGCGCGTCCTGGGCGTTTATGCAGCCGCTGACTACAGGACGGCCCAGTCAGTCATCGGCTGACCGCCGCATCCCTCCTCGCAGGCAGGATATGCGCGAAGAACGCCCCGAGCTCCGCCGTGGCAGTCAGCGGCAGGACGTTGGCGACGTACTGGTCCGGGCGCACCACCACCACGACGCCGTCGCGGCTGAGCCCGCGCAGCTCGAAGATGTCGGCGGCCGGATCGGCGGCGTAGACGTTCTCCAGGTAGGTGAGGCGGAACGGGCCCACCTGCGGCTTGAACACAGCGGGCACGGCGCCGATGTCGATGCTCGTGTGATCCTGCTGGTAGATCACCTTCACGTCGAACCAGGCGTCGCGGTCGGCGCCCGGCGGCGTTGCGGCGAGAGGAGAGTCCGGCGAGTTCGCGATCCACTCGGCGAAGTCCGCGACGGGTGACGCCGCTCCGGGCACCGCTGCTCCCTTCTGTCCGGTGTTCTGCTGTCCCATGCTCTGCTGTCCCTTTCGGGGCGTTGCCGCGTCGGCAAAGACGTAGATCCGCCACCGGCCGTCCGCCTTGGCTTGGTGCCCGAGGTGCAGCGGGTTTGTATCGCAAACCCGCACGACTGGCGCGGACTTGAATCGCTTGCCAATGGTGAACCCGGTGGCCAAGTCCTGATGCACCGGCTCACCCACGAGCATGGATGGTGCGTACTGGGTCATGAAGCCTGCCGGAAATTCCGCGGTGCTTACATAAAAGTCTTCCAGCTCGGAAGGGTTCTCAAATTCCTCCGGCTTCTTCGCCATGAGGGAGGACCACTCCTTGTCGAAGTCAATGAGGTTCTTCGCGATGACCTGGCGCTCGGCTGAGTAGGTGGACAGCAGGCTCTCCGGGCTTCGGCCTTCAAGCACGTGCCCGAGCTTCCACCCCAGGTTGAAGCCATCCTGCATAGAGACGTTCATGCCCTGGCCGGCCTTGGCGCTGTGCGTGTGGCAGGCGTCGCCGGTGATGAAGACGCGCGGCGTCCGGGTGCCGAGCTCCTGCGGGAGGACGTCGTCGAACCGGTCCGTGAGCCGGTGGCCCACCTCGTACACGCTGTGCCACGCGACGTTCCGGACGTCGAGTGTGTAGGGATGCAGAATGTCGTTCGCCCTGGCGATGATCTGCTCGATGGTGGTGCCTCGCACGGCGCCTTTATCGTTCGGATTCACCTCACCCAAGTCAACGTACATGCGGAAGAGGTGGCCGCCTTCACGCGGGATCAGCAGAATACTTCCGCCCTCACCGGACTGGATGGCGCACTTCGTTCGGATGTCGGGGAAGTCCGTGACGGCGAGGACGTCCATCACGCCCCAGGCATGGTTGGCCTGATCTCCGGCCAGCGTGCAGCCGATCGACTCGCGCACCTTGCTGCGCGCTCCGTCGGCGCCGACGACGTACTTTGCCCGGACAATGCGTTCCTGGCCCACGTTGGGGCCGGCCGTGGAAAGAAGCCGCACGTCGACGGGGAACTCTCCCTCGCCGGTGACATCGAGGCTGACGAACTCAAAGCCGTAATCGGGCACCATCCGCGTGGGTGAGTTGGCCATGAACTCGGCGAAGTAGTCCAGCACGCGCGCCTGGTTGACGATGAGGTGCGGGAATTCGCTGATGCCGGCCGGATCGTCGGCTGCGCGGGCGGTGCGGATGATCCGCGAGGGGTCTGTGGGGTCCGGCTTCCAGAATGCCATCTCGGTGATCCTGTAAGCCTCGGCGATGATCCGCTCGGCGAACCCGAAGGCCTGGAAGGTTT
Encoded here:
- a CDS encoding FAD-binding monooxygenase: MQFHHHGYVSGDPRVQSVAGVGIDRPAELPEEVDVLIVGTGPAGMLTAAQLSQFPGITTRIVERRPGRLAIGQADGIQARSVETFQAFGFAERIIAEAYRITEMAFWKPDPTDPSRIIRTARAADDPAGISEFPHLIVNQARVLDYFAEFMANSPTRMVPDYGFEFVSLDVTGEGEFPVDVRLLSTAGPNVGQERIVRAKYVVGADGARSKVRESIGCTLAGDQANHAWGVMDVLAVTDFPDIRTKCAIQSGEGGSILLIPREGGHLFRMYVDLGEVNPNDKGAVRGTTIEQIIARANDILHPYTLDVRNVAWHSVYEVGHRLTDRFDDVLPQELGTRTPRVFITGDACHTHSAKAGQGMNVSMQDGFNLGWKLGHVLEGRSPESLLSTYSAERQVIAKNLIDFDKEWSSLMAKKPEEFENPSELEDFYVSTAEFPAGFMTQYAPSMLVGEPVHQDLATGFTIGKRFKSAPVVRVCDTNPLHLGHQAKADGRWRIYVFADAATPRKGQQSMGQQNTGQKGAAVPGAASPVADFAEWIANSPDSPLAATPPGADRDAWFDVKVIYQQDHTSIDIGAVPAVFKPQVGPFRLTYLENVYAADPAADIFELRGLSRDGVVVVVRPDQYVANVLPLTATAELGAFFAHILPARRDAAVSR
- a CDS encoding prephenate dehydratase, with protein sequence MAQKIAYQGEPGANSNIACMQMFPQLESVPCASFEDAFELVASGEADLAMIPIENSIAGRVADIHILLPQSRLQIVGEFFLPIHFDLLGIPGSTIEDAAEVHSHIHALGQCRRLIREAGLRPVIAGDTAGSAREVSEWNDPRKLSLAPPLAAQIYGLEVLASRVEDDPSNTTRFVVLAREKELPARDELPGPAVTSFVFRVRNVPSALYKALGGFATNGVNMTRLESYMVGNEFAATMFMADVEGHPEDLPLRLALEELAFFTTEVRVLGVYAAADYRTAQSVIG
- a CDS encoding APC family permease, producing MSISNSEFRTTEAAPPAKEHSTALRTGSIGVMGILFFVLSAQAPLTGIAGASPLAAALGNGAGAPGAYLIVGVVIVIFAVGFVAMSRKIQANGAFYAYVTAAFGRKAGAGAAWLALLAYSTVQAAMYGLYGAAFSGLLASIGLSIPWWLLALVTMAGVQVLGSLNIELGARVLALLVGLEVAVLLLFGFTVLFRGGGPEGLSIAASFSPEAIASGAPGVAIMFAVASMFGFESTAIYSAEAKDAHRTVARATYLSVGVIAVFFSFISWMLVSYYGPAQVMGAAGAALESGDATTFVLAPMVELFGPWAGITTGILLVTSLLAGIIAFHNGINRYLHSLALRGSLPAIVARTNRHRAPAVAAWIQTLTAVVLVAPFALLALDPVLTLFSWFSGLAVAALLVLYILCSAAVVGFFRRDRVAGQLWQTLLAPALAALLLAWVLSLVTSNFTALIGGSIETAIALLSAVPVMFAAGVLVESRIERRQRANNLGHIV